The sequence CCGAGCACCGGGATCAGCTCTTCGATCGAACCGGACAGCGCCCGCCCGGCGCGCTGCAACACCGCCAGCAGTTGGCTGCGGGGCGCGGCCGGAACGCGCCGCAACGCCCGCGCTGTGTCGCGGTAGAAGGTCACCGCCGCTTTGGGGGCATCGGCCGCCAGACTCAAGGCGCAGCGCAGCCAGGCCGAGCGGTCGGCGTCGGACCAGCGCTGCACGCCCGCCGGCAGTGCCGCGAAGAACTCCGCTTCCTTCGTCACCCGGCGCACGGCGGCGCCCAGGCCGGCCCACAGGGAATACTGCTCCGGGCTCAGCACCGCCAGCGCCTGCGGTGCACCGCCGAGATAGGCTTGCGCTAGAAACTCGCCGTGCCAGCCGTGCTGCGTGTGCAGCCGGGTGGCCACCGTGGCCCAGGCCTGCAAGCGCTCGAACGCAACCACTGACAGCAGCGGGGCGGTGGTCTCACAGAAGATTGCCGCCAACTTGCGCGAGGTGGCAGCCAGTGTGGCGGCGAGCGCGGCCCAGCGCTCGAGCCCGGCCAGCCCGAGCGTGCGCGCGGTGGTGATCTTGATGTCGAAGTAGGCGATCGCGCCCTCGCGGACTACCGGTTCCTGCGTCGCCAGTCGCTCCCCGATGACCACCCAGCGCGTAAAGTCGCGGCCGAAGGCGCGGTAGGCTTCGGCCGCGTGGCAATAGAAGCGCTGCGCCAGCAGCGCCGATTCCCGCGCCAGCCGGTCGCCGATGGCGAGTATCTCCTCGTGCGCCGGCGCCCCGAGCGCCAAGCCGCGCTGGCGCGCGCTCTTGCCGGCGGGGCTGCTGAGTAGGTGAGTTTCGTACCAGAGTTGGCGCATGCACGTGTCGCCGTGACTGCCAGCGCGTCAGTCGCGCGCCGGCGAAGTGCTGAGCGGCGCGCTTACGAACCGGCGAGCGGGCTCACGGAAAGATCGCCGCCGCCAGCTCCTCAATTGCGCGCTGGCTCTCGTGATCGTCGGTGAGCGACTTGCTCACCGCCACACCGCAGGCGCGCCGGGGCGGGACGCCCTGGCCGATCAACTGCGCGGCGTATATCAGCAGGCGCGTGCTCACCCCTTCTTCGAGGCCGCTGGCTTTGAGGTGGCGCACTTTCTCGCCCAATTTCGCCAACTCCATCGCCTGCTCGATTGCCAACCCGCTCTCGTGCGCGATCACCTGCGCCTCCTTGTCGCGCGGGGGATAGTCGAAGTCGATGGTGACGAAGCGCTGGCGGGTGGAGTGCTTGAGGTCCTTGAGTACGCTTTGGTAGCCGGGGTTATAAGATATCACAAGCAGGAAGTCAGGGTGGGCTTCGAGGATCTCTCCCTTCTTGTCGATCGGCAGGATGCGGCGATGATCGGTGAGCGGATGGATGAGAACGATGGTGTCCTTGCGCGCCTCGACGATTTCATCGAGGTAGCAGA is a genomic window of Deltaproteobacteria bacterium containing:
- a CDS encoding CbbQ/NirQ/NorQ/GpvN family protein; the protein is MPPQCAPATKPLPGAARNCFSCIPSLQSGQLDRVEFSRVSDQPYYLPIGDEVAIFSAAYECRLPVLLKGPTGCGKTRFIEHMAHVLRGAAANGNAEEAPSLITVACHEDLTGSDLVGRYLIKGDETVWIDGPLTQAVKAGAICYLDEIVEARKDTIVLIHPLTDHRRILPIDKKGEILEAHPDFLLVISYNPGYQSVLKDLKHSTRQRFVTIDFDYPPRDKEAQVIAHESGLAIEQAMELAKLGEKVRHLKASGLEEGVSTRLLIYAAQLIGQGVPPRRACGVAVSKSLTDDHESQRAIEELAAAIFP